In Mycobacterium sp. Aquia_216, a genomic segment contains:
- a CDS encoding glycoside hydrolase has product MSRSVLAIGRSRWLAIAASLIVSGYMIYAQGTKSSVTVEAPTATPTVTAAAPPKVPASGLGPHVATPAEAESLAALAATAPTGAQSFQFPLPAGVAAEDRLQVKTIWAARIISVLFPQIKTIYGYRQDPLPWHPNGLAIDVMIPNHDSPQGIELGNQIAGYALANAKRWGINHVIWRQKIYPGPNSGAWTADLGSETANHYDHVHIATGGGGYPTGHEIYYIASMTPTPPE; this is encoded by the coding sequence GTGAGCAGGAGCGTGTTAGCCATTGGCCGGAGCCGCTGGTTGGCGATCGCGGCCTCGCTCATCGTTTCCGGCTACATGATTTACGCCCAAGGAACGAAGTCCTCGGTCACCGTCGAGGCTCCAACAGCAACCCCAACGGTCACGGCGGCGGCGCCCCCGAAAGTTCCGGCATCCGGGCTGGGCCCGCACGTCGCCACTCCTGCGGAAGCGGAATCGTTGGCGGCATTGGCCGCGACCGCTCCCACCGGGGCGCAGAGCTTCCAATTCCCGCTGCCCGCGGGCGTCGCCGCGGAGGACAGGCTGCAAGTCAAGACCATCTGGGCAGCCCGCATCATCAGCGTGTTGTTTCCGCAGATCAAAACCATTTACGGATACCGGCAGGATCCGTTGCCGTGGCATCCGAACGGGTTGGCGATCGACGTGATGATCCCGAATCATGACAGCCCGCAGGGCATCGAACTCGGTAACCAGATCGCCGGATATGCGCTGGCAAATGCGAAACGGTGGGGCATCAACCACGTGATCTGGCGGCAGAAGATTTACCCGGGTCCCAACTCGGGAGCCTGGACAGCCGACCTGGGGTCGGAAACCGCCAACCACTACGACCACGTCCATATCGCCACCGGGGGTGGCGGATACCCCACCGGGCACGAAATTTATTACATCGCGTCCATGACACCTACGCCGCCGGAGTAG
- a CDS encoding chitin-binding protein: MKLKQLIAAATLAGAFSAAALGVGAGSANAAPGSPSGGHGAPAPGSHGAPTGPNDPGGPGGPGGPGPGGPGGPGGPPGGPGGPGGPGEHGPGGPGGPPGGPGGPGEHGPGGPGGPPGGPGGPGGPGGPGGPPGGPGGPGGPGHPGGPGFNGPGGPGGPGGPGGPGGPGGPWHGDPQRGYFHGAPWGDGPGPWGPGEPPRPAWDRPLPPPGGPWNYGPINYWGYQETPVWDPGFNAWGFWFFGVWVPL; the protein is encoded by the coding sequence ATGAAACTCAAGCAACTGATTGCGGCGGCCACGCTCGCCGGCGCATTCAGCGCGGCGGCGCTGGGTGTCGGCGCCGGTTCGGCAAATGCCGCTCCGGGTTCACCGTCCGGCGGCCATGGCGCTCCTGCGCCCGGCAGCCACGGCGCTCCGACCGGGCCAAATGACCCGGGCGGCCCTGGCGGCCCGGGTGGTCCCGGACCGGGCGGCCCGGGCGGACCCGGTGGACCTCCCGGCGGACCCGGCGGACCCGGCGGTCCAGGGGAGCACGGCCCTGGCGGCCCCGGTGGACCTCCCGGTGGCCCCGGCGGACCCGGAGAGCACGGCCCTGGCGGCCCCGGTGGACCTCCCGGTGGGCCCGGTGGCCCCGGTGGCCCCGGCGGACCCGGTGGACCTCCCGGTGGGCCTGGTGGCCCGGGCGGGCCTGGACACCCAGGCGGCCCCGGGTTCAACGGTCCCGGTGGACCGGGCGGACCCGGTGGACCGGGCGGGCCCGGCGGCCCCGGCGGTCCCTGGCATGGGGATCCACAGCGTGGCTACTTCCACGGCGCACCGTGGGGCGACGGACCTGGCCCGTGGGGGCCGGGTGAGCCGCCTCGACCGGCGTGGGATCGACCACTCCCGCCGCCAGGCGGCCCGTGGAACTACGGCCCAATCAACTACTGGGGCTACCAGGAAACGCCCGTTTGGGATCCCGGTTTCAACGCGTGGGGTTTCTGGTTCTTCGGAGTCTGGGTCCCGCTGTAA
- a CDS encoding class I SAM-dependent methyltransferase: MTAPRRRGLNSVVTRIWSFLAPAYDQPVLQQWVYRPPHDEVIAKLRDHQSRKIADIACGTGILSDRIERELHPEAIYGVDMSDGMLAQARARSTRVHWLRGPAEQLPFDDGALDAVVTTSAFHFFDQPAALREFHRVLAPGGLAAVSALSTRQTLLQARSTNRWKPQHNASPAELRSMFEDAGFTVTDQHRIPRPFWIRFVSDVITVGIKS, from the coding sequence ATGACCGCACCGCGACGTCGGGGGCTCAATAGTGTCGTCACCCGGATTTGGAGTTTCTTAGCACCGGCCTATGACCAGCCGGTTTTGCAGCAGTGGGTGTACCGCCCTCCGCACGACGAGGTGATCGCAAAGCTGCGCGACCATCAATCGCGTAAGATCGCTGACATCGCTTGTGGGACAGGTATTCTCAGCGACCGTATCGAACGTGAACTACACCCCGAGGCGATCTACGGGGTAGACATGTCGGATGGGATGCTCGCTCAGGCGCGGGCCAGATCCACTCGGGTGCACTGGTTGCGCGGGCCGGCCGAGCAGCTGCCCTTCGACGACGGCGCCCTCGATGCGGTCGTGACGACCTCGGCGTTTCACTTCTTCGACCAGCCGGCTGCGCTTCGAGAGTTTCATCGCGTCCTGGCGCCGGGTGGACTTGCCGCCGTCTCCGCGTTGAGCACGCGACAAACGCTGCTGCAGGCGCGTTCGACGAATCGGTGGAAACCGCAGCACAACGCGTCGCCGGCCGAGCTGCGGTCGATGTTCGAGGACGCCGGGTTCACCGTCACCGATCAGCACCGCATCCCGCGGCCATTCTGGATCCGGTTCGTGTCCGACGTAATCACCGTCGGCATCAAGAGCTAA
- a CDS encoding class I SAM-dependent methyltransferase, with protein sequence MASDGAARTEGDSWDLASSVGATATMVAASRALASREPDPLLDDRFAEPLVRAVGHPFFTRMLDGDIPLDDEDVPLTAQQRSEQMAVRTRFFDNFLLAATASGIHQAVILAAGLDARAYRLSWPVSTVVFEVDQPEVIAFKGTTLAQIGAEPTAERRAVGVDLRDDWPTALRDNFFDATAPTAWIAEGLLPYLPPDAQDRLLDNITALSAPGSRLATENITDMRVFTDERARALRSGWRKHGLDFDVADLVWVGERRQAGEHLAGSGWRVTQHNTEDLYAENGFALPDHELLAEFRHTISYLSAELG encoded by the coding sequence GTGGCATCGGATGGCGCAGCGCGTACCGAAGGCGACAGTTGGGACCTGGCCTCCAGTGTGGGAGCGACCGCAACAATGGTGGCGGCATCTCGGGCGCTGGCTTCGCGCGAGCCGGATCCACTACTCGACGATCGGTTCGCCGAGCCGTTGGTCCGCGCGGTGGGCCACCCGTTCTTCACTCGCATGCTCGACGGCGACATTCCTCTTGACGACGAGGATGTGCCCCTGACGGCGCAGCAGCGTTCTGAGCAAATGGCTGTGCGCACAAGGTTTTTCGACAATTTTCTGCTCGCGGCGACGGCGAGTGGGATCCATCAGGCCGTGATCTTGGCCGCTGGGCTCGACGCGCGGGCCTACCGGTTGTCTTGGCCGGTGAGCACGGTGGTTTTCGAGGTGGACCAGCCTGAGGTGATCGCTTTCAAGGGAACCACTTTGGCCCAGATCGGCGCCGAACCGACCGCCGAACGCCGAGCGGTCGGTGTCGACCTGCGCGATGACTGGCCGACCGCCTTGCGCGACAACTTCTTTGACGCGACGGCCCCGACGGCGTGGATCGCTGAAGGCCTGCTGCCCTACCTGCCGCCGGACGCCCAGGATCGGCTGCTGGACAACATCACCGCACTCAGCGCGCCCGGCAGCCGCCTGGCCACCGAAAACATCACCGACATGCGGGTGTTCACCGACGAGCGCGCACGAGCCTTACGCAGCGGTTGGCGCAAGCATGGACTCGATTTCGACGTCGCCGATCTGGTGTGGGTCGGTGAGCGTCGGCAAGCCGGCGAACATCTGGCGGGTAGCGGCTGGCGGGTCACCCAGCACAACACCGAAGACCTATACGCCGAAAACGGGTTTGCGCTGCCGGATCACGAGCTGCTGGCCGAGTTTCGGCACACCATCAGCTATCTGAGCGCGGAACTGGGCTGA
- a CDS encoding histidine phosphatase family protein, translating into MAVTIRRFVAIALVAILAAGCAPARAAGHHNITLTLVRHAQSAANASGLIDTTVPGPELSPRGFCQATLVAPQLAPNHYDGVYASTMIRTQETATPTSQALGEAITVLPGLREIEAGQYEGTPEADIPQTYFAAPARWLQGDRNARIPGSVDGNEFNARYTEAVSRIYDSGQQNPVAFSHSASIMFWVLMNARNADPSLLKTKSLPNVGHVVLTGNPSEGWTLTEWDADPPPC; encoded by the coding sequence ATCGCTGTGACCATACGGCGTTTCGTGGCCATCGCCCTCGTCGCGATACTGGCCGCGGGCTGCGCGCCGGCACGGGCCGCCGGGCACCACAACATCACCTTGACGCTGGTGCGACATGCTCAGTCGGCAGCCAACGCATCGGGACTGATCGACACCACGGTCCCCGGTCCGGAACTCTCTCCCCGGGGGTTTTGCCAGGCGACGCTCGTGGCCCCGCAATTGGCCCCGAACCATTACGACGGCGTCTACGCCTCGACCATGATCCGCACACAGGAGACGGCAACACCGACGTCGCAAGCACTCGGTGAAGCCATCACCGTGCTGCCCGGGCTGCGCGAGATCGAGGCGGGCCAGTACGAAGGCACGCCCGAAGCCGACATCCCGCAGACCTACTTCGCCGCCCCGGCACGCTGGCTGCAGGGTGACCGCAACGCACGGATTCCCGGCTCTGTGGACGGCAACGAGTTCAACGCGCGGTATACCGAGGCCGTCTCACGCATTTACGACAGCGGCCAGCAGAACCCGGTCGCGTTTTCACATAGCGCGTCGATCATGTTCTGGGTGCTGATGAACGCACGCAATGCCGACCCGTCGTTGTTGAAGACCAAGTCGTTGCCGAACGTGGGCCACGTAGTGCTCACCGGAAATCCTTCCGAAGGCTGGACATTGACCGAATGGGATGCCGATCCCCCGCCGTGCTGA
- a CDS encoding glycosyltransferase produces the protein MKFVLASYGTRGDIEPSVAVGRELLRRGHDVHMAVSPDLVDFAEAAGLDAVAYGLNTREWLDTYRDFWASAFHNYWKVPALVRMWRELRDSVVRSWVQMSATLTPLADGADVLFTGESFMETAANVAEYYAMPLATLHYVPIRANGQLIPAVPSPLVRSAMNVSNWLTWRMTKHLDDGQRRELGLPNATRPASRRIADRGSLEIQAYDEACFPGLEAEWAKWAGRRPFVGALTLDLMTDADEEVASWIAAGSPPICFGFGSMRIESPAETIEMISAACAQLGERALVCAGWSDFSEVPHFDNVTVVGEVNYATIFPSCRAVVHHGGTGTTAAGLRAGVPTLVLSMDLVQTIWGAQVSRLKIGTARRFANTTRTSLVADLRQILTPECVTRAREFATRMSKPDASVAEAADLLEGLAAPKRSWGRGQPSSALR, from the coding sequence ATGAAATTTGTGCTGGCGAGTTATGGAACTCGGGGGGATATCGAGCCGTCAGTCGCCGTCGGCCGAGAATTGCTGCGCAGAGGGCACGACGTGCACATGGCCGTCTCGCCCGACCTCGTCGATTTCGCCGAAGCGGCCGGCCTCGACGCGGTTGCCTATGGGCTCAACACGCGGGAATGGCTGGATACCTACCGCGACTTCTGGGCATCCGCCTTCCACAACTATTGGAAAGTCCCCGCTCTGGTCAGGATGTGGCGCGAACTTCGCGACTCCGTCGTCCGGAGCTGGGTGCAGATGAGCGCGACGCTGACGCCGCTGGCGGATGGGGCCGACGTACTCTTCACCGGCGAGAGTTTCATGGAAACCGCGGCCAACGTCGCGGAGTACTACGCGATGCCATTGGCCACCCTGCACTATGTCCCGATCCGGGCCAACGGCCAGCTGATCCCGGCCGTGCCGTCGCCATTGGTCCGGTCGGCCATGAACGTGTCCAACTGGCTGACCTGGCGGATGACCAAACACCTGGACGACGGTCAGCGCCGTGAACTGGGCCTGCCCAACGCAACTCGTCCCGCCTCGAGACGCATCGCTGACCGCGGATCGCTGGAAATCCAGGCCTACGACGAGGCGTGCTTTCCAGGGTTGGAAGCCGAATGGGCGAAATGGGCTGGGCGACGGCCCTTTGTCGGCGCGCTGACACTGGATTTGATGACGGACGCCGACGAGGAAGTCGCGTCGTGGATCGCCGCAGGATCTCCGCCGATCTGCTTTGGCTTCGGCAGCATGCGTATCGAATCCCCCGCCGAGACAATCGAAATGATCAGTGCGGCATGCGCGCAACTCGGTGAGCGGGCCTTGGTCTGCGCCGGTTGGAGCGACTTCAGCGAGGTGCCACATTTCGACAACGTCACGGTGGTCGGCGAGGTCAACTACGCCACAATCTTCCCCTCGTGCCGCGCGGTCGTGCACCACGGCGGCACGGGCACCACGGCCGCGGGCCTGCGCGCCGGAGTTCCCACACTGGTTCTCTCGATGGATCTGGTTCAGACGATCTGGGGGGCCCAGGTCAGCCGACTGAAGATCGGTACGGCCCGGCGGTTTGCGAACACGACTCGCACATCTTTGGTCGCCGATCTACGCCAGATCCTCACCCCGGAATGCGTCACGCGAGCGCGCGAATTCGCCACCCGGATGAGCAAGCCCGACGCGAGCGTCGCCGAGGCCGCCGACCTCCTCGAAGGTCTCGCCGCCCCGAAGCGTTCCTGGGGCCGCGGTCAGCCCAGTTCCGCGCTCAGATAG
- a CDS encoding class I SAM-dependent methyltransferase — translation MTDRQERAMSFGSIAEDYDGLRPQAPQEAVSWLVPPGCGVAVDVGAGTGLFSRTLVDKAAQVIAVEPDARMRKVLTERSPGVRALEGRGESIPLPDAAADAVFVSSAWHWMDHERTIPEIGRVLRDGGRLGLIWTSRDREVDWVRDLGRLPGQDLEEVQSVDRFRQRLHFDLPEPQIFYNIEREIFRFVRTMTLEDAVAMLGTYSRAIIASPDDRARTLGDARAAMEARFPGADVIGIPMRAWCWRADRVARNAEN, via the coding sequence GTGACTGATCGCCAAGAACGCGCAATGTCCTTTGGATCGATTGCCGAAGACTATGACGGACTGCGGCCCCAGGCCCCTCAGGAGGCGGTGAGCTGGCTGGTGCCGCCCGGCTGCGGGGTAGCAGTCGACGTAGGGGCCGGAACCGGACTGTTCAGCCGCACCCTGGTGGATAAAGCGGCACAAGTCATCGCGGTCGAGCCCGATGCGCGAATGCGCAAAGTGCTGACCGAGCGATCCCCCGGAGTTCGCGCGCTCGAGGGGCGCGGCGAGTCGATCCCCCTTCCAGACGCCGCCGCGGACGCGGTTTTCGTCTCGTCGGCGTGGCACTGGATGGATCACGAACGAACCATTCCCGAGATCGGTCGGGTGCTGCGCGACGGCGGTCGCCTCGGGCTGATCTGGACGAGCCGCGACCGCGAGGTGGACTGGGTGCGCGACCTGGGCCGGCTGCCCGGCCAAGACCTCGAAGAAGTCCAATCCGTTGACCGATTCCGGCAGCGCCTGCATTTCGACCTTCCCGAACCGCAGATCTTCTACAACATCGAGCGCGAAATCTTTCGCTTCGTGCGGACGATGACACTCGAGGACGCCGTTGCGATGTTGGGGACCTACAGTAGGGCGATCATCGCCTCCCCGGACGACCGCGCCCGCACGCTCGGCGACGCGCGCGCCGCGATGGAGGCGCGCTTTCCCGGCGCCGACGTGATAGGAATCCCGATGCGCGCGTGGTGCTGGCGCGCCGACCGTGTTGCCCGCAATGCCGAGAACTAG